TTCGACGTCACCGGCCACCCGGCGCTGACGCTGCCGTGCGGTACGAGCGGCGGGCTGCCCGCCGGCCTCATGCTGGTCGGGAAGCACTGGGAGGAGTCGACCATCTACCGGGCCGCTCACGCCTTCGAGCAGTCGCACGACTGGATGAAGGTGACGGCCTGACCGACGTGGGACGCTACCGGCTCGGCATCGACATCGGAGGTACGTTCACCGACTTCAGCCTCCTGGACGAGGTGACGGGCGAGCTCTCGAGCTTCAAGTCCCCGACGGTGGCCGGCGATCCCGGACGCGGCGTCCTCGACGGGGTCCGCGCGTTCGTGACCGAGCGGGGCCTCGACCCCGGGGCCATCGACTACCTGGTCCACGGCACGACCATCGCCGTCAACACCGTCATCCAGCGCAACGGCGCCTCGCTGGGGCTCCTGGTCACCGCGGGCTTCGGCGACCTGCTCGAGATCCAGCGGCTCCGGCTCGCCAGCCCGGTCAACTTCACGGCCACGCGCCCGCTGCCTCTCATCCCGCGCTACCGGGTGGGCGAGGTGACCGAGCGCATCCTGGCCGACGGCACCGTCGACACCACGCTCGACCGCGAGGAGCTCCTCCGCGAGGCGACGCGGCTCGTCGAGCGAGAGGGCGCCGAGGCTCTCGTCGTCTCGTTCGTCAACGCGTACCGGACGCCCGCGCACGAGGCGGAGGCCCGCAAGGTGCTGGCCGAGCGCTTCCCCGACCTGCACGTCACCTGCT
The sequence above is a segment of the Candidatus Methylomirabilota bacterium genome. Coding sequences within it:
- a CDS encoding hydantoinase/oxoprolinase family protein, translated to MGRYRLGIDIGGTFTDFSLLDEVTGELSSFKSPTVAGDPGRGVLDGVRAFVTERGLDPGAIDYLVHGTTIAVNTVIQRNGASLGLLVTAGFGDLLEIQRLRLASPVNFTATRPLPLIPRYRVGEVTERILADGTVDTTLDREELLREATRLVEREGAEALVVSFVNAYRTPAHEAEARKVLAERFPDLHVTCSHEVWPQIREYERTMVAILSAYVRPRVDRYLGQLERELGAVGVRMPLYITKSNGGVTTARDARQATAETMLSGPASGVIGATAVCVRAGYRDLITFDMGGTSADIALVRAGRPLYSTDET